In the Paenibacillus sp. FSL H7-0357 genome, one interval contains:
- a CDS encoding outer membrane lipoprotein-sorting protein, which produces MRRITWVLAIIMSVALVLAGCGKKDAASVVKDLNNVSDKLESKQGAYQGAGTMTLYTGEQPQEYKVEVWYKNPSYYRISLSNVQKDVTQIVLRNDEGVFVLTPSLGKSFRFQSDWPDSQGQVYLYQTLLNSIVSDNNRQFTVDGDNYVFEVAANYQSSALVRQKIWLTKKTYEPKQVQVSDSEAKVVVDVKFDSFKFDPELNKDSFDMQRNMANGTPSESTVAEVDENGNPVAAPEDKEQADQPVAAELGDFGIIEPEYIPAGVEFKDSHKIEDSKDHSAILRYDGIYQYTIMEARPLDHTVSLVPGKVIDLGFTAGLLSGDEQLTLTWMNDGVEFRITSANLPKSEMMQIAASMAEQSGK; this is translated from the coding sequence ATGCGCCGGATAACATGGGTACTCGCGATCATAATGAGCGTGGCCCTGGTGCTCGCGGGGTGCGGGAAGAAGGATGCCGCTTCCGTAGTCAAAGATTTGAACAATGTGTCTGACAAGCTGGAGAGCAAGCAGGGGGCCTACCAAGGTGCCGGCACGATGACCCTGTACACCGGCGAACAGCCGCAGGAGTACAAGGTGGAGGTGTGGTACAAAAATCCTTCCTACTACCGGATTAGCCTCTCCAATGTCCAGAAGGATGTAACGCAGATTGTTCTGCGCAATGATGAAGGGGTGTTCGTGCTGACACCGAGTCTGGGCAAGAGCTTCCGCTTCCAGAGCGATTGGCCGGATAGCCAAGGCCAGGTGTATTTGTACCAGACACTGCTCAACAGTATTGTCTCTGATAACAACCGCCAGTTTACGGTGGATGGGGACAACTATGTGTTTGAAGTCGCGGCAAATTACCAGAGCAGCGCACTGGTACGCCAAAAAATATGGCTGACCAAAAAGACCTATGAACCGAAACAGGTGCAGGTCTCCGACTCCGAGGCCAAGGTTGTGGTCGATGTGAAGTTCGACAGCTTCAAGTTTGATCCGGAGCTCAATAAGGATTCTTTTGATATGCAAAGAAATATGGCGAACGGTACTCCTTCCGAAAGCACGGTAGCCGAGGTTGATGAGAACGGCAATCCGGTGGCTGCACCGGAGGACAAGGAACAGGCAGATCAGCCGGTTGCTGCGGAGCTTGGCGATTTCGGCATCATTGAACCGGAGTATATTCCTGCCGGTGTAGAATTTAAGGACAGCCACAAAATCGAGGATAGCAAGGATCATTCAGCAATCCTCCGTTATGACGGAATTTACCAGTATACGATTATGGAAGCCCGTCCGCTGGACCACACGGTATCGCTGGTTCCGGGAAAGGTAATCGATCTTGGCTTTACCGCAGGGCTTCTGAGCGGCGATGAACAGCTGACTCTGACCTGGATGAACGACGGCGTGGAATTCCGCATTACCAGTGCGAACCTTCCGAAGTCCGAAATGATGCAAATTGCCGCTTCTATGGCGGAACAATCGGGTAAGTAA
- the alr gene encoding alanine racemase produces the protein MQVSYRPTVAEINLDDLRANYEAFRAALLPETKFMGCVKGNAYGHGAVEVTRELERLGADYVSVAFLDEALELRQAGILIPILVLGYTSPEGIAVAWEYNITVTLFTPDVLEAIRRLPIDPEHRLKVHIKIDSGMGRLGLLPADAPGFIAEVHSVAQAELEGMFTHFAKADEENKSYTLMQYRRFMSVAETLRDREIEIPIIHTGNSATAIDTPLLSSNMVRVGISLYGFYPSTEVSRTKVALHPVMTLKTQAVFVKTLPPDWGISYGTRYFTDSEEIIATLPVGYADGYSRMLTGKAEVLIRGRRVPVVGTICMDQCMVSLKSFAEEAEQIKAGEEVVLIGSQAGVSITADELALHLGTIHYEVICMLAHRVPRVYVREGATPNLVNPLLQA, from the coding sequence GTGCAAGTAAGCTATCGACCTACAGTAGCCGAGATTAATCTGGATGATCTGCGTGCCAATTACGAAGCCTTTCGTGCGGCCTTGCTGCCGGAGACTAAGTTTATGGGATGCGTCAAAGGAAATGCGTACGGCCATGGAGCAGTGGAAGTGACGCGGGAGCTTGAACGACTCGGAGCGGATTATGTTAGTGTAGCCTTTTTGGATGAGGCATTGGAGCTGCGTCAGGCGGGAATACTAATTCCTATTCTGGTGCTCGGCTACACCTCGCCGGAAGGAATAGCCGTTGCCTGGGAGTACAATATAACCGTAACACTGTTCACACCGGATGTACTGGAGGCAATAAGAAGGCTTCCTATAGATCCGGAGCACCGGCTGAAGGTGCATATCAAGATTGACAGCGGGATGGGAAGGCTGGGATTGCTGCCGGCTGACGCGCCCGGTTTCATCGCTGAAGTGCATTCTGTAGCGCAGGCGGAGCTGGAGGGTATGTTTACCCATTTTGCCAAGGCAGACGAAGAAAACAAAAGCTATACACTGATGCAGTACCGGCGGTTCATGAGCGTGGCGGAAACGCTTCGGGACAGAGAGATTGAAATCCCGATCATACATACGGGCAATAGCGCTACGGCCATTGATACACCTCTTCTATCCAGTAACATGGTGCGTGTAGGCATAAGCTTGTACGGATTTTATCCATCGACTGAGGTTAGCCGTACAAAGGTGGCTTTACACCCGGTAATGACGCTGAAGACGCAGGCAGTTTTTGTCAAGACCCTGCCGCCCGATTGGGGCATCAGCTACGGCACCCGTTACTTCACAGACAGCGAAGAGATCATTGCTACGCTGCCAGTGGGGTACGCAGACGGATATTCCCGCATGCTGACAGGCAAAGCGGAGGTGCTAATACGTGGACGTCGCGTTCCTGTCGTCGGAACGATCTGCATGGACCAGTGTATGGTATCGCTCAAATCTTTCGCTGAAGAAGCGGAACAAATCAAAGCTGGCGAAGAGGTTGTACTCATCGGAAGCCAGGCTGGCGTGTCCATCACGGCAGACGAACTGGCGCTCCATTTGGGAACGATTCACTACGAGGTAATCTGTATGCTGGCCCACCGGGTGCCCCGCGTATATGTGCGTGAGGGTGCTACTCCGAACCTGGTGAATCCCCTGCTGCAGGCTTGA
- a CDS encoding CopG family ribbon-helix-helix protein produces MANLQNTKRIMISLPDHLLQEVDGIAQLENSNRSELIRQAMKLYLSERRKRIIRESMQRGYMEMAKINLTMACEAFLAEEDADSTLGRLVSGV; encoded by the coding sequence GTGGCCAATTTGCAGAACACCAAAAGAATTATGATCAGCTTGCCCGATCATCTCTTACAGGAAGTGGATGGGATCGCTCAATTGGAGAACTCTAACCGGAGTGAATTGATTAGGCAGGCCATGAAGCTGTATTTAAGCGAACGGAGGAAACGCATCATTCGTGAGTCCATGCAGCGGGGCTATATGGAAATGGCCAAGATCAATTTGACGATGGCATGCGAGGCCTTTCTCGCTGAGGAAGATGCAGACAGTACTCTTGGCCGCTTAGTAAGCGGGGTGTAG
- a CDS encoding type II toxin-antitoxin system PemK/MazF family toxin, producing MIVKRGDVFFADLSPVVGSEQGGVRPVLIIQNDIGNRFSPTVIVAAITAQIQKAKLPTHVEIDAAAHGFDRDSVILLEQVRTIDKQRLTDKITHLDDDTMKKVDDSLQISLGLIDF from the coding sequence TTGATCGTTAAACGCGGCGACGTTTTTTTTGCCGACCTTTCGCCTGTTGTAGGTTCAGAACAAGGCGGAGTACGGCCGGTACTGATTATTCAGAACGATATTGGCAACCGTTTCAGCCCGACGGTGATTGTGGCAGCCATCACTGCCCAGATCCAGAAGGCCAAACTGCCGACGCACGTGGAAATTGATGCGGCAGCCCACGGCTTTGACCGGGATTCCGTTATTCTCCTCGAGCAGGTTCGGACAATTGACAAGCAACGCTTGACCGATAAGATCACCCACCTTGACGATGATACAATGAAGAAAGTGGATGATTCGCTGCAAATCAGTCTGGGCCTGATCGATTTCTAA
- a CDS encoding TetR/AcrR family transcriptional regulator — protein MVGIKGRSDGEETKKRIVLKATQLFVQKGFAAVTMNEVCTAAKVSKGSLYHHFPSKDELFLYVVEDDTEQWLSDWEQKRNGISGIEERFYALGEHYAKDFQNPLIRALEEYARSRPHSEEVQQRLSRLYESASQACRNLLQEGMDTGYLVKGNLDNYVIIVSGLLEGISRVSEITVLASAPEDIMEYYRDAIRLLLQGIRTG, from the coding sequence GTGGTCGGAATTAAAGGACGTTCTGACGGAGAAGAAACGAAAAAGCGGATAGTGCTAAAGGCAACACAGTTATTTGTTCAGAAAGGTTTTGCAGCGGTGACCATGAACGAAGTCTGTACGGCGGCCAAGGTGAGCAAAGGGAGTTTATATCACCATTTTCCGAGTAAAGATGAACTGTTTCTATATGTAGTAGAAGACGATACCGAGCAGTGGCTCAGCGATTGGGAGCAGAAACGGAACGGAATCAGCGGCATCGAGGAACGTTTCTATGCATTAGGCGAGCATTATGCGAAAGATTTTCAGAATCCGCTGATCCGCGCGCTTGAGGAATACGCCAGATCCCGGCCTCATTCAGAAGAGGTTCAACAGCGTCTCTCCCGGCTCTACGAATCGGCATCACAAGCCTGCCGTAATCTGCTGCAGGAGGGTATGGACACTGGGTACCTGGTCAAGGGCAACCTGGACAATTACGTAATTATTGTAAGTGGCTTGCTGGAGGGAATCAGCAGAGTCAGCGAGATTACAGTTCTGGCCAGCGCGCCGGAGGATATCATGGAGTATTACCGGGATGCCATACGGCTGCTGCTGCAGGGGATACGTACCGGATAG